From the genome of Phycicoccus duodecadis:
GAGGGTCGCCGTGCCGGGGACCGCGACCGGGTTCCCCGTCCAGGAGAGACCCACCCTCGCGGGTGCCTTCGAGCTCGTCAGCGTCACCGCCGTGGGCGACCCGGACACCGTCCCCACCGCGACGGGGACACGGACCGTCTGCCCGCGCCACACGGTCACCGAGGCCGGCGCCGTCAGCGAGAAGTCGGCGGCGACGGGCGGCGGCGGTGGGGGCGGCGGCGCCGGCACGGCGGCATCCGCGGCCACGACGTCGACCATGCCCTGACCGAAGCGGTCGTCCGGGCCGGAGGTACCGAGGTCCACCGCCGTCGACGTCAGCGCCTGCTCGCTGCCGGAGTGGGCCACGCCCGGGTGGCCGCCGATGAGCAGCGCCAGGGCCCCCGCGACGTGCGGAGCGGCGATCGAGGTGCCCGAGACGTACTGCATCGAGTCGAACCGGTCGGCGGTGAGGATGGAGACCCCCGGTGCCACGAGGTCGGGGAAGACCCGGGCGCGGCCCCCGCACCCCGACGGGCCGGCGCTCGTGGCCGGCCAGATGGCCCGGTCGGCGCCGACGGCGCCGACCGACAGCGACTCGGGGTAGTTGGCCGGGCTGGCACTGGTGCTCGCGCCGGGCCCGAAGTTCCCGGCGGCGAACACCGGGACGATCCCGGCGGCGCGCAGCGCCTGGACGTCGGGCTGGAACGTGAGGTCGCAGGACGGCCCCGTGCCGAGGGCCCAGGACGCGTTGACCACGTCCGGGGCGTCGGCCGTGGCCGGGTCGTGGTCGGGGTCGAGGAGCCACTGGAACGCCTCGTGCATCGCGGTGACGGTGGTGGCGCCCCGGTCGTCGAAGACGCGGGCCGCGATGAGTCCGGCCCCGGGAGCGACCCCGTAGGACGAGGCCGCGTCACCGCCGACGATCACTCCGGCGGTCGCCGTGCCGTGGCCGTTCAGGTCCACCGGCTGGGTCGGGTGCTGGCCGTACGGGTCGTACCAGCTGTTGCTGCCCCCCCGCCAGCGTGCCGCGAGGTCGGGCTTGGAGAGGTCGACGCCGGTGTCGAGGGTCGCGACGACGGCCCCCGCGCCCGTCAGGCCCCGCGCCCACAGCTCGGGCGCTCGCACGGCGACGATGTTCGGCTCCGCGGGGGCCGACGACACGGCCGACAGGGTGACGGGGATCGCGTCGGGCTGGACCGCGGCCACGTCGGTGCGGGCCGCGATGTCCCGGATGGCCGCCGCGGTCCCGGTGACGGACACGGCGTGGGAGACCCACAGGGTCCTCGTCCTGGAGACCGCACCCCGAGCCTGCAACGTCCTGAGGCGGGCGCCGAGACCACGGGCCTGGGCGGCCTCGGTGCCGGCCCGGAGCCGGCGCACGACCTCGGCCGTCCGCTCGCGCTTGCGACCCCCCACTCCGCGGGTGTCCACCCGGCCCTGGAGGGTGACGACCACCGTCGTCTCCTCACCGGGGGCGAGCCCGTCGAGGACCCGCGCGAGGTCCGGGTCGATGGTGGAGGACACCGGGTCGGGGGCCGGCTGAGCCGCGACCATGGGGGCCTGGACCGTCCCCAGGGCCGCGACCCCCAGGACGGCCACGAGGGCGGTGGCACGGACGGGTCTCATCGGGACGCCTCCTGCAGGCTGGGGGTCTGGGCCGCGGCCGGGGCGGCGGGGGAAGGAGCGGACGGGGAAGGACGACCGCGGCCCCGTCGGAACAGCAGCACCCCGGCGAGCACCAGGAGGGCCAGGCCTCCGAGGGTTCCGAGCACCTCGGGCCGCCCGACGGCCGAGGGTGACGGCGTCTCGCCGTGCACCGTGACGACACCGTCGGGCAGCCCGGCGCGATGCACGACCACCGAGGCGGTCCATGGCCCGTCCGCGGGCCCGGCGACGGTGCCCTCGAAGCGGGTGCCCTCGGTGCCCTGCAGCCGGGCCGGCGCCGGGGCGGGCACCGGGCCGGTCCGGTCCCCGCGGGCCACGGCCACGTCGACACCGGTCACCGGGTGGACGACCGGGCGGACGACGGGCTCGGTACGGACGACCGCGTGCAGGGTGTCGCCGTTCGGGGCGATCTCGGCGACCACGAAGTACCCGTCGAGGGTCGCGCTGTGCGGCGTGACGACGGCGCGTGCCACGTCCGACTCGCGGGCGGTGGGGACGCTGGTCATCGCGGCCGCGACCGCGACGACCAGCAGCAGCAGCAGACCCTCGACCGTCACCGTGGTGGCGAGCTTCCGGGTCCGGGGGCGCCAGGCCGCCCCCTTGCCGAGCAGCACGCCGACCCGGCGCGTGACGGCCGGCTCGACCAGGGTGGCGTTGTAGCCGGCGATGGCCAGCACGACCCCGACCAGCAGAACCTTGGTGACCAGAGCGAGCCCGTAGGTGCTGTCGGTGACGGCGCCGAGGGACCCCACGTGGCGCCCGGCCTCGTAGAGACCGGTCGCGGCGAGGACGATGGTCGACACGACCGCCAGCGGGCCGAAGGCCCGCCACGTCGCGGGGGTCAGCTCCCGGCGGGTCGGGGCGCCGACGCGCATGAGCGGGACGACCACCAGGACCAGGACCACCAGGCCGCCGGCCCACACGGACGCCGCCAGGACGTGCAGGGCCGCGACCAGGGCGGCGGGCACCGTCCGGGCGGGCAGGGAGGCCGAATGGCCGGAGAAGCCGTCGAGGACGACCGCGGTGACGAGCGCCCCCAGAGCGACCTGGAGGCAGCGACGGCCCCGGCTACCGCCGGCGGCCCGGCGCTCGACGTGCACGGCCACCGAGAGTGCCGCGACGGCGACCACGATGCCGACGACACGGGCCAGCCACAACCGCCCCCAGCCGCTGGAGAGCACGAGTCCCTGCACGGCGGAGGCCCAGCGACCCGCGCCCGCGTCGGAGCCCACCTGGTTCGCGACGGTGAGCAGCGGCGTCGCCAGCACACCGAGGAGCGACACGAGGCCGCCCAGCGTGCCGACCACCAGGACCCGGCGACGCAGCCGCGTCCCGAGCCCGCCGAGGGCGCCGAGGACCCGGCCGACGACCACCAGGGCGCCGAGGGCCAGGAGGACACCGCCGAGGTCCAGCAACCGCACCCCGACGGCCGGGGCCGACGGTGCCACCGCGTCACTGATGGCGATGCCGTCCGGACGGAACCCGGACCCGAAGATCACCGTGCCGTGCGTCGAGTGCCCGTCCGCTCCGGTGACGGCCCAGGTCAGGAGGTACGTTCCCGTCTCGAGCGGCGGGGTCGTGAGCCGGACCGACACGCCGTCGGGAGCGAAGGCGGTGGTGGTCGCGACGGCGCCGGCGCCCCGGTCGCGCCGCTCGAGGGTGAAGCTCGACCCCGCGGGGACGATGGGCGCGTCGAAGCGGAGGGCCAGCTCGGTCCTGCCGGGAGCGACCATGCCGCCGTTGCTCGGGTCGGACCGTTCGACGTCACTGTGCGCGAGGGCCGGCGCGGCGGTCCCGACGAGCAGGAGGAGCACGACGACGAGCGCGCGCAGCGCCCGCCGCACGAGGTGCCGCCCGCTGCCCGGGGTCCGCACGCCGGCCGTCCTCACGCTCGGGCCGCGACGTGCTCGAGGCGGGCGTCACCGATGATCACGCTGACCTCGGTCCCGTCGTGGATGGCGGAGGCGGTGTTGGCCATGAGGAAGAAGTACGTGCCGCCGGCCCGGAGGTCCGCCTTGTGGCTGTGCGGTCTGGAGACCATGGCGAGGGTCTGGCCGGAGCCCTCGGCGACGAGGATCGGGCGCTTGCTCTCGTCGTGGAGGATCAGGCTGGCCTTGTCGGGGTCGAGCACCTGGTAGCGGAACTCGATCATGCCGCCCTGGGCGGTGACTCCGAGCAGGTCGACCCGGATGCCGGTCCGGGCCGCGAACTCGTCGGCGGAGACGGCGTCGGTCCCGGTACGGACGTCGGCGGCGTGCGCCGCGTAGGCCCGGTAGCCGAAGGTCGCGCCCACGGCCAGGGCCAGGACGACCAGGAGCCAGACGAGCCGGCGAGCGCGCCCGCGGCCCCGCCCCGCGGTGGCGTCGGGCCCGGGGAGCGGGCGGGTGAGGGTGGTGGTCATGGTGCTCTCTCCTGAAGGGGGATGGGGCGCCGGCCGGTGCCGGCCGGCGCCCCATGACTCACGGGATGTCGAACGCGTCGACGTCCTGGGCGGCGGTCAGGCCGGCGGCGGTGCCGTCGAAGTACACCGACCACGTGGTGCCGACCCGGTGCACGACGTCCTCGTCCGCGACCGCCATACCGGCGAGGGTGGTGTCCGGGGCGAAGGACATGTAGTAGTCCGTCGCCGAGCGCCACACGAAGCCGTCGACGTTAGCCCCGGCCGGGATGCCGACCGTCGAGGCGTCCACGACCCGCGTGTAGCTCGTGCCACCGTTCCAGCGGTAGATGTCCGACGTGTCGCCCGCTCCCCCGGCCGAGGGCGGCACGAGCGTGGAGTTGAGCGAGAAGTAGAGCCGCCCACCTCGGACGCTGACGGCGTCGATGTCGAAGCCGCTGTTGGTCAGCCCACGCGCGCTCCCGTCGAACCAGCGCGTCCAGGTGCCGTTGTTGTAGTACGCGACGTCCTCGTCCGCCATCTGCACGCGACCGACGGTCACGTTGCCGGTGAAGGAGACGTAGAAGTGCGTCGCGTCGAGCCGGCTGAACCCGTCGACGTTGGCCCCCGCCGGGATCCCGTAGGGCCTGGCGTTGAGGTCGGCCGCCCGGCCGAGACCGGAGTCGGGACGGAAGAAGATGTCCGTCACGTCGGCACTCCCCACCCCCGGGAGGGTGGAGGCGCCCAGCAGCGAGAACCACAGCTTCGGCCGGACCACGTTGACCGCCGACCGGTTACCGAGGCCGTCGATGGCCCGGACCCGGACGATCTGGTCGCCCTTGAGGTAGGTCGCCATGGGGATGGTGGCGCTGAACGCACCGTCGGTCCCGATGGTGGCGGCGCTCGCCTTGCCGGCCCCGGGGTCGGTGCCGACGAACCACTCGACCCGGGACACGGCCGTGACGTCCGTGACCGAGCCGGTGAGGGTGACCGTCGTCCCGCCGTCGGCCGCGACGGCCAGGCCGGCGAGAGCCGGCGCGGTCTTGTCGACCACGAGCGTGGTGCTGACCCGCGGGCTCCAGTTGCCGGCGGCATCCATCCCGCGCACGGCGAGGCTGTGGTTGCCGTCGGTCAGCTGGCGGACCGTGGCGAGCGGGACGTCGACGTAGACGTTCTCGAGCGACCCGGACCAGGCACCGTCGGCGGCCTCCATCGGGATGGCGGTCGCGACGTCGTCCAGGTAGGCCTCCGCCCGCACGACGGTCGAGGTCTGGTCGGTCACCGTCGCGGAGAGCCGGACCGCCGGCGACGAGGCGTTCACGGCCATCGTCCCGTTGTTCGGGTTGGGGGTCGCGTCGACGGCCGTGACGGCGGGCGCCGTCAGGTCGATGGTGAGCGTCGCGGTGGTCTCGGCGCCCTCGTTGCCGGCGCTGTCCTTGGCCTTCACCGCGATCGTGTGCGGGCCCTCAGCGAGACCGGCGACGGTCGCCGCGGGGATCGTCGCGGAGAGTGCCGTGACCGGGCCCGCGACGCCCAGCGTCATGTCGGCGGCAGCTCCGCCGTCCAGGGTCCACGTGGCGCCCGCGATGTCGCTGTTGCCCGAGGCGGAGTCGTCGGCCGTCGCACTGATGGTGACGTCGGCCGACCCGTTGCCGAGCTCCGGGGTGAGGGACATGCCGGACGTGGTGGGACCGGTGGCGTCGGCGCCGGTGACCAGGACCGAGCTCCACGGTCCCCAGTTGCCGGCGGCGTCCTGACCGCGCACGTACAGGACGTGCTGGCCGCTGGCCACGGGTACCGAGGCGGTGACGGCGGCCGTCGGGCCCCCGAAGGTCCCGGTCATGGGCGTCGCGGTGGCGGACACCGAGTCCAGGCGGTACTCGGCCGCGGCGACGTTCCCGCCGCCGGTGGCGGCGTCGCTCACCGTGGCGGTGAGCGTGCCGGCCGCCCAGTCGACGTGGGTCGTGGCGGGCCCGGCGAGGTCGCCGGTCGAGCCACTGCCCGTCACGTCGATGAAGGTGAGCATCCCGGCGGTGCCGGGGGCCGTGGAGCTGTGCAGCGACAGGCTGGCGTCGTAGACGGCTAGCTTCTGGTCGCTCTCGGTCGTCGGCGCGGTGACGATGGCGTCGACCGTCTGGCCCGGGCCGAAGGTGTCGGCCACGTAGTGCCGCGAGGTGTCGACCGCGCCGTTCTTCAGCCGGCTGCCGTCGATCCCGACGATGTGCTGCTCGGCTCCGAGGACGGCCATCGAGTGGTAGCCCACCCCGGCGTTGACGTAGCGGAGCAGGACCTTCTGCCCCGAGGTCGCCGGGACGTGGGCCGCTGCGGGGTGGACCCGGCCGTTGACGAGGGTCCAGCGGGCGCTGAAGGCGCGCATGTCGAACGCCGCGGGGTCGACAGCGTTGTTCAGGGCCGGGTCGACCTCGCTCAGCACCATCACCGCGTCGGTGTCGAAGCCGGTGTCCGCGTCGTAGGCCTGGCCGGCGGCCGGGGAGACGACGAAGGCCCCGTAGAGCCCCATGGCCACCTGGTGCTGGCTGTTCGGCGTGAGGCCCGCCCCGTAGAGGTAGGTGCCGGCCCGGGAGGCCGTGAAGGTGTACTCCTTCGAGCTCCCCCCGCCGATCCCCGTGAGGTCCGGGACCATCGCCTGGCCGTTCACGGACAGCGACATGGTCTCGGTGAGGGTGTTGTGCAGCGTGAGGTGCACGACGTCACCGACGGCGACACGGATCGTCGGGCCGCCGGGCGCGTCGACCGGACCGCACGGCGTGGCCGCGTCGGCCCGGCGGCAGTAGCCCCAGGTCGTGACGGACTGGGCGCCGCCCTTGATGGGCAAGGCCATGGTGCCCGCCGTCGCGTCGAGGTGGACCTCGACGGTGTCGGCGCTCGCGGCCCCGGCGGGGCCCACGAGCAGACCGAGGAGGGTCAGTGCGCCGCCGGCCGCGGCCGACAGGAGGGTGGTCCGTAGGGAGGTTCTCATGATGGTCACCGCCTCTCAGTTGCAGGTGTTGGGCTCGGGCGGTTCGATCCGCATGTACGTGATCGGGCCGGTCATGGTCACACCCCAGGAGGTGATCTGGTAGAGCGCGTGGTTGTGCGAGATGATGTAGTACTCACCGCACTGGTTGAGCGACTCCACTCCCGGCGGTAGGGCTTCCTTGTTCCCCAGGTAGGGGCTGCCGCTGTAGAACGTGCCGACCACCTGGTTCGCGAGGTCCGGCACCGTGGTGGGCACCGGGTTCTCCTTCGAGTAGTGCTCGGCGTCGAACCAGCGGAAGAGCACGTCCCAGGTCTGGCCGGGCCCGATGTTGATGGCGAACTTCTCCATCGAGAGGTCCTGACCGGCGTCGGTCTTCATCGGGCGCCCGTCCCGGCCCACGACGAGCCCGTTGTTCCCGTGCGGGTGGAACGGGTAGTCCTCGCTGCCGACGCTCAGGTAGCGCGCCATCCCGGACTCCGGGTGGTAGCCCGGCTTGGTCGGGTCCGGCTGGTACGGCTTCACCGTGGCCAGTGAGCCGTAGGGCTGGTTGGGCAGCCACGACGCACCGTTGTCGGCGATGCTGTCGGGGTAGCCCCGGCCGTTGATCAGCCAGTAGCGCGGCTTGTAGGTGGTGAGGTTGAACGGCTTGTTCCGCTCGACCGCCTGGTGCTGGTAGGGGTCGATCTCCGAGAGCAGGACCATGAACTCCTCGGACGGGTTGAACCTGCTGTCCGCCGAGTCGTAGGCGTAGTCGTCGCCGAGGGTCGGGCGCACGACCAGCGCCCCGAAGAGGCCCATCCGGACCTGCTTCTCCGGGTCGGTGCCCGACTCGTAGAGGAAGGTCCCCGCGTGGTGGGCGGTGAAGCTGTAGGTCACGGTGCCGCTCTGGGCCGCGGCCGGCTGCGCCAGGCTCGACATCATCCCGGTGCCGTCGGTCTGCGGCTGGGAGGGGACACCGTCGGCGAGCACGCCCTCCTGGCCGGGGAAGACGATCGAGGACGCCTCCGGCAGGGTGTTGTGCAGGATGACGGTCACCTGGTCGCCCTCGTGCACGCACAGGACGGGCCCGGGGTGCTGGAAGGCGTCGAAGCCGTTCGAGTACCCCCACATGAACATCGTGTTGCCGTCGGGCAGGTCGATGTACCCGGTCCGGGTCGTCAGGTCGAAGACCGGCTGGTGGTCGGCGGCCGAGGGGCCACCCGTGGTGCAGACGATCCCGTTGCGGGGCGTCGGCGCGGCCGTCGCCGCACTGGGCACGGTCGCCACCGCAGCGCCGGCCGCGACGAGGGCGGTGGTGGCGAGCGCGAGCCCGCGGCGCAGGGCGCGCCGCGCGGAGCTGGGCGAGGTCATGGTCAGATCCCCCCGTCGTTCGGGAACTGCTGGGCCCGGACGCCCCCGGGCGGGTGGACGCGGATCTCGGTGGCCTGGCCACCGAAGCCGCCGGCCGCACGGTTGTTGGACCGGGCGAAGGAGCGGTTGTAGAGCATGTAGGTGTTGAAGCCCTTCGGGTCCGTGACGTACGCCGGGGCGGTGAACACCACGTCGTAGCTCTCGCCCGGGCCGATGTTGAGGGTCTCGGTCTCGTAGGAGGTGTCGGTGCCGTCGCGTCCCCGCATCGGGGTGGCGTCCCGGCCGACCACGCGCATCCGCAGCCCCGTGGTGGTCATCGCCGACTCCTTGAACCCGAGGTTCGCGAAGCGCAGCGCCACCCGCTCCCCCTCGTTGCAGCTGACGAGCGAGGAGTGCGGCTGGTACTTCAGGTCCGGCCGGCCGGCCGGCGCGATGAGGTCACCGGAGTCGTCGAAGGCCGTGCCGGACACCTGGCCGAACGGGTTCACGCCGGGCCCGTTGGGGACGAGGGTGTCGGGGTAGACGCGCCCGTTCATCAGGGCGAAGTCGGCGCGGTAGTCGCTCCACTCCGGCAGCTGGATGTGCGCGTCGGCCCAGTGGGCCTCGGCCCAGACCTCGGAGAGGAAGAGCGAGAACTCCCGGTCGTAGCCCGTCGACCCGTCGCCGTCGTTGTAGAGGAACTGGGTGAAGGTGCGGCCGTCGTGGGTCTTGGCCTGCCCGTTCTGGAGCGGGCGGACGAACACCAGGCCGGTCATCCCCATGTGCACGTGCTCCACGTCCTCGACGTGGCAGTGGTACATGTACGTCCCGGGGTCCCGCGGGCGGTAGACGTAGGTGAACTCGCTGCCGGCCCGCACCGACACCGAGCCCGAGGGCTCGCCGTCGAAGAACGGGATGACGTTGCGGAAGCCGTGCCAGTGGAGGGTGTGCGCGTCGAAGAGGTCGGGCCGCAGCGCCAGCCCCAGGTTGGTCAGCTGGACCCGGAAGTCCTTCTTGGTGTTCTCGTCGTACTGGTCGACCCAGAACAGCGGGGCGTTGTGCTGCGCCTTGTTCTTCTGGTTGAGCCGCTGGGTCGTGCTCATCCCGGTGACGTTGCGGAAGCCGAAGATGTAGGTCGACAGCCCGGCCGGAGCCAGGACGTCGGGGTGGTAGGGCGCGATGGCCGGGGTCTTCGGGAGGGACATCCACCCGTCGGTGCCGGCCAGGTAGAGGTCGGCGGGGGCGCCGGCGGCCTCGGCGACCTGCTCCGGCCGCAGGACCGGGCCGGCCCAGGCGAAGGCGCCGGTCACGAGGGCTGCGCTCCCGGCGAGGCCGAGGGCCCGCCGTCGGCTGAGGTGGGACCCGGTGGGCGGGGTGCCCACGGGGCCCGGGACGACCTGCTCGTCCCTTCGCTGCGTGCTGCTCATCTGCTCTCCCCTGTCTGGAGCTGAAGATGTGGGTGGTGGTGTGGGCCGCGGTCCGGCCCGGGCGTCACGGCTTGACCGATCCGTTCGGGAGCGAGAAGTCGTCGATCTGGAGCTCGCTGGACGTCAGCCCGTGGGAGGTCCCGTTGAACCAGGTGCTCCAGGTGTCGGTCGTCCCGTCGTAGAGGACGATGTCCTCGTCCTCCACCGGGCCGATGCCCGGGAGGGTGGTGTTCGCGGCGAACGAGAAGTAGATGTGCTGGGCATCCACCACCTGCGCACCGTCGACGACCGCGCGTCGCGGCACACCCTTGGCCCGCGCGTCGAACACCCGCGTGAAGCGGCCGTCCCGGAACAGGTAGACGTCGGCCGAGCTGGGCACCCCGCGCACACCCGGGGGGTTCCAGGCCCCGGTGGTCGAGAAGTAGAGCCGCTCGCCACCGAGGAACGTGATGGCCCGCACGTCGAGCGCCGGGCTGGTCATCCGGTAGCGCGAGCCGTCGAAGATCATGTTCCAGCGGGTGCCGTTCCAGTAGACGACGTCCTCGTCGCTGACCTTCATGGCCGGGCGTCCGGGCGTCTTCAGCACGGTGTCGCTGCTGAAGGAGGCGTAGAAGCGGTCCGGCGCGGCCTGCGAGAAGCCGTCCATGTTGACCCGCGCCGGCACGCCGTACTTGGCGGAGGTGATGTCCACGGTGCGCGCGTAGCCGGTGCCGTTCCAGGCGTAGACGTCGGCGTCGTCGCCGGTGCCCGTGACCCCGGGGGGGTTGGCGTTCCCCGCGGTCGAGAACACGAACGGCGGCGTGGTCACCGGCGGGGGCGGGGGCTGCACCGGCTGCACGACCTCGTCGGCGCCCGCGTCGTACGCAGCACCCGACGGACGGGCGTCACCGTCGATGTCGACCGGCTGGGCGACGATGTCGCCACGGCTGGCGGCTCCGAGGTCGCAGGCCGGTGAGGCCGGGCAGCCCTGGAGGTGGTAGTCGCCCATGAGGTCCGGCGGCGCCTCCACCGCGACCAGGGTCGCGTCGACGAACGCCGGGTTCTGGCGCCAGGTCGCGAAGGCGACCGAGACGGTCCAGGGCTCGACGACCTGCGGGTCCGTGGTGCTGTTGGACGCGTCCACCGCGTAGTCGTGGCGGGCCGCATCCTGCTGGATCACCGAGTTCACCGGCGTCAGCACCCCGGTGCCGTCGGCCACGCCGACGTCCCAGTAGTCGATGGCGCTGGTGTCTCCCGCGAGGCCGATGCCCGTCACCGTGGTCCCGGCCCGCGTCCCGGCCCGGTTGTTCCACAGCACGTTGTTGAAGAGCGTCGGGGTGCTGAAGGTGGGGGCCGAGGCCGGCAGCGTCGACTGCAGCTGGACGCTGTTCTCGGAGGTCGAGACCCCGGCCGGCGCCGGCAGCCCGTTCGAGGTCACGGCCGTGGCCGTCGTGAGGTTGTCCATGATCGTGTTGTCGTAGATCCGGACGTCGGGAGCGTCGTTGATGGCGATGCCCGCACCCTCGTGGGTCGAGATGTTGCTGGCGATGACGTTGTCGTGCACGTTCATCGGGAAGTCGCCGGCCATGAGGAACCGGATGCCGCCACCGTCGTCGTTGGAGAGGTTGCCCTGGATCCGGTTGGCGTAGATGTCGACCGGCCCGGTTCCCGGCGAGAAGTCACCGGGGACACCCGGCAGCTCGCCGGCCATCATGATCCCGGCACCCTCGTCGTTGGAGTTGTTCAGCGTGATCCGGTTGTCGTGGATCGTGCCGTCGGGGCTGAGTCCGTAGACACTCAGACCGGCTCCGTACTCGAGCGAGAAGTTGCCGCAGATGTCGTTCCCGGCGACCTCGTAGCCGTCGGCCCCGGCGAAGATCCCGATGGCTCCCGCCAGGTTGGTGCCGGCGTTCTGCACGATCCGGTTGGAGGCGATCCGCACCCCCTCGTTGTGCTGGCTGGTGTCCGGCGCGGGGATGTCGGGCGTCCCGATCCGGATGGTGCCGTAGGCGCCGCCGTTGTTCTCGACGACGTTGTTGGTGATCTGCAGCCGGCGGGCGTAGGCGTTGGCGAAGACCGCGCCGCCCTGGGTGGAGATGTTCGGCGGGAGGCCGGTGGGCAGCCCGGTGATGCTGTCGATGTTGCCCGGGAAGCCCTGCTGGTCACCGCCTCGCAGGTCGAAGCCGTCGATCGCCGGCAGGTACGTGGCAGCCGGGTCGAAGCGCCGGGCCCGGCCGGCCGCGGTGCTGCGGCTGTCGGAGGCGAAGACCGAGACGACCGCCCCGTCGTTGACCGTCTGGTTGCCGTCCCAGGTCAGGGCGGCGACCTTGGTGATCCAGTCGCTGGCCTGGGCGGAGTCGCCGCTGAAGCCGATGCCGTCCAGGACCGTGCCCTGCACGTAGGGGCTGTTGGTGTCGGGCCCCTGGAAGCCTCCGGCCCCGACCCCCTGCAGCTTGACGGGCGTCGACATCACGAGGTTCTCGTAGTACGCGCCACGGGGGTTGGTCGTGGTGGCGGCGTTCGGGTAGACGACGACCAGCTGGGTGTTCCCGTCGGCCCCGGCCGGCTGGCCCGCCGCGCGCTCGTTGGCGTCGGCGTCGTCCAGGGCGTTCTGGATGGCGTGGCTGACCCCGCCCGTCCCGGTGCGGCTCGCGGCGTCGGTCGGGTCGTAGGCGGCGACGCTGACACCGGGGCCCACCTCGTAGACGGTGGGCGAGTAGCCGGTGCCGAGGACGTGGTAGGTGATCCCGTTGACCGTCGAGAGCCCGTTGGCCGCCGTCACGGACAGCTGGTAGGCGCCGGCCTTGACCTGGTCCGCCAGGTCACCGGCGGCCGGGACGGTCGCGACGATCTGGGTGTCGGTCCACGACGTCGTGGCGAGGCTGGTGGTGCCCAGGAGGACCTTGCCGGTGCCCTGGGTGGCCCCGAAGCCGAGGCCCGTGATCGTGACGGTCCGCGCGGTGTCGGTAGCGGCCACGAAGGGCTTGGAGACCCGGAACAGCTGGGGCGCAGCCTGGTTGACCATGCACTTGACCGTGATGGGGCTGGTGCCGGGTCGGCCGATGCTGACGCCGACCTGGGTCGGTGCGAGGTCGGTGGGGATGGTGACGCCGGGCATCGCCTCGAACTCGGTGGCGATGGTGCGGAACCGGGGGTCGTAGTTGGCGTTGAGCCGGTTCGGCGCGCCGGGGTCGTTGCCGACGAACCGGTAGAGGTTCGTGCACACACCGGAGGGTGTCGGGCAGCTGATGTGGTCGGTCGACGGCATCAGCACGTCGTAGTAGCCGTTGAAGTCGGACTCGACGGTGTCGACGAGACGGTTGGTGAAGTCGTAGATCCCGACCGGGGCGTAGGGCACCCCGGCCTTGTCGCCGAACAGCACGGTCTGGTTGTTCGTCGAGAAGTTGAGGTCGTCGACGATCAGGCCACGCAGGCGGGACGGGATCGGCACGTCGGTGAAGATGTTGAACATCGGCACGATGGACTTGCCGTTGTTCAGCGTGACGAGCTTGTTGTCGCACTTCGGCTTGGCCATGCCCTCGTAGGGCGAGCCGTCGATGCTCTGGAACGTGGGGTTGTCGACGGACACCGACGCCGGGACGGTCACACCGGTGGGCACGGACGTGCCGTCCCCGGTGACGGCGCCGTAGCCGTCGGTGCCGATGCCCAGGACGTCGACGGTGTGCAGCGCACCGACGCAGGCCGGCGGCGGGACCTGCGGGACGACCGTGTCACCGCGGGCGATGTTGATGTCCTCCTCGGCGGTCACCGAGTACATCGGCTTGCCGCCGGCGTCCTTCGGGATGTCGACCTGGACGATGTAGTCGGCAGCGGGCAGGGCCGTGAAGGTCCCCCCGGTGCAGACGGGGGCCGCCGGGTCGGTGGCGTCGAGGGTGCCGTCGAAGCAGCCGTCCCC
Proteins encoded in this window:
- a CDS encoding multicopper oxidase domain-containing protein; the encoded protein is MSSTQRRDEQVVPGPVGTPPTGSHLSRRRALGLAGSAALVTGAFAWAGPVLRPEQVAEAAGAPADLYLAGTDGWMSLPKTPAIAPYHPDVLAPAGLSTYIFGFRNVTGMSTTQRLNQKNKAQHNAPLFWVDQYDENTKKDFRVQLTNLGLALRPDLFDAHTLHWHGFRNVIPFFDGEPSGSVSVRAGSEFTYVYRPRDPGTYMYHCHVEDVEHVHMGMTGLVFVRPLQNGQAKTHDGRTFTQFLYNDGDGSTGYDREFSLFLSEVWAEAHWADAHIQLPEWSDYRADFALMNGRVYPDTLVPNGPGVNPFGQVSGTAFDDSGDLIAPAGRPDLKYQPHSSLVSCNEGERVALRFANLGFKESAMTTTGLRMRVVGRDATPMRGRDGTDTSYETETLNIGPGESYDVVFTAPAYVTDPKGFNTYMLYNRSFARSNNRAAGGFGGQATEIRVHPPGGVRAQQFPNDGGI